Proteins encoded in a region of the Isosphaeraceae bacterium EP7 genome:
- a CDS encoding CRTAC1 family protein, with amino-acid sequence MVTRCGSPEKRSALDALGTGVALFDLDVDGDLDIYVAAGSRVVGGRVESSGGPWLFRNDGPGRWTEITKGSGLTDAGWAQGVAVADYDADGDSDLFVAHEGPDQLWRNEGKGVFRDVTAEAGLGEEQLWGASATWGDVDGDGWLDLYVTNYLVADPLAPAPLIDYMNGHMVFAGPSVLRGEPDVLWKNRGDGTFVDATKDAGLVRPECKGMGAVLADLDLDGDLDLYVTNDTQPNELFLNDGRGRFEEVAVAVGVAANTFGNPEGSMGVEVADMDGDGHLDLVYSNFRQEGTRLHLRQSDGNYLDASAGSRIGVASLGFVGWGIVLADFDDDGWPDLFQGNGHVYPMVPDATYAMPPLFLKNEGRASFRAVTDAWGPRLAEMQSGRAVAAGDLDGDGDVDLVMTTMDGPLRVLVNEGSSPNRSIRVVLAGKAPNTEGVGAVVELTAAGRTQVAVVRRGGSLLAASDVAAHFGVGAAERVDRLLVRWPDGTMQSHEGLPVGCRIIVRQEEAAVEVRPDRARFEAVGLLSHEVRP; translated from the coding sequence GTGGTCACCCGATGCGGCTCGCCCGAGAAGCGATCGGCGCTTGATGCGCTCGGGACCGGCGTCGCCCTGTTCGACCTCGATGTCGACGGCGACCTGGACATCTACGTCGCCGCGGGAAGTCGGGTCGTCGGCGGCCGGGTTGAGTCTTCGGGCGGCCCCTGGCTGTTCCGCAATGACGGACCAGGTCGCTGGACCGAGATCACGAAGGGGTCGGGTCTGACCGACGCCGGCTGGGCCCAGGGTGTTGCCGTGGCCGACTATGACGCCGACGGCGACTCGGACCTGTTTGTCGCCCACGAAGGCCCCGACCAGCTCTGGCGGAATGAAGGCAAGGGCGTCTTCCGGGACGTGACCGCGGAGGCGGGGCTCGGGGAGGAGCAACTCTGGGGCGCCTCGGCCACCTGGGGCGACGTCGACGGCGACGGTTGGCTCGACCTCTACGTGACGAACTACCTCGTCGCCGACCCGCTGGCCCCGGCCCCGCTCATCGATTATATGAATGGCCACATGGTCTTCGCCGGCCCGTCCGTCCTCAGAGGCGAGCCGGACGTCCTCTGGAAGAACAGGGGTGACGGCACGTTCGTGGATGCGACGAAAGATGCGGGGCTCGTCCGGCCCGAATGCAAGGGGATGGGTGCGGTCCTGGCCGACCTCGACCTGGACGGCGACCTCGACCTCTACGTCACGAATGACACCCAGCCGAACGAACTCTTCCTCAACGATGGCCGGGGTCGATTCGAGGAGGTGGCCGTCGCGGTCGGGGTCGCCGCCAACACGTTCGGCAACCCCGAGGGGAGCATGGGTGTCGAGGTGGCCGACATGGATGGCGACGGCCACCTTGACCTGGTTTACAGCAATTTCCGCCAGGAAGGGACCAGACTCCACCTGCGACAGTCCGATGGGAATTATCTCGACGCCTCGGCCGGAAGCCGCATCGGGGTCGCCTCGCTCGGGTTCGTCGGCTGGGGGATCGTCCTGGCCGATTTCGACGACGACGGCTGGCCCGACCTCTTCCAGGGCAACGGCCACGTCTATCCCATGGTTCCCGACGCAACCTATGCGATGCCCCCCCTCTTCCTGAAGAACGAAGGTCGGGCGAGCTTCAGGGCTGTGACCGACGCCTGGGGCCCCAGGCTCGCGGAGATGCAGTCAGGCCGGGCCGTCGCCGCCGGCGACCTGGACGGCGATGGCGATGTCGACCTGGTGATGACCACCATGGACGGCCCCTTGCGCGTTCTCGTCAACGAAGGGAGCAGCCCCAATCGCTCGATCCGGGTGGTTCTCGCCGGCAAGGCCCCCAACACCGAGGGGGTCGGCGCCGTCGTGGAACTGACCGCGGCCGGCCGGACCCAGGTGGCGGTGGTCAGGCGAGGCGGCAGCCTGCTGGCCGCCTCGGATGTGGCGGCCCATTTCGGCGTCGGGGCTGCGGAGAGGGTCGACCGCTTGCTCGTGCGTTGGCCCGATGGGACGATGCAGTCGCATGAGGGGCTACCCGTCGGGTGCCGGATCATCGTGCGTCAGGAAGAGGCGGCCGTCGAAGTCCGTCCCGATCGCGCCCGGTTCGAAGCCGTTGGGCTCCTTTCCCACGAGGTCCGACCTTGA